The Bryobacteraceae bacterium genomic sequence ATGGGAATCGCGATCAGCGTGAGTATCATCCACTTCATTCGTCACCTCCATCGGCTATCAGATACAGAACCACTTCGGGATCCTCGGTCTCGATTCGTATGACCGCCGCCCCCGGCACCGTCTTCTCGGGACGCGGCATTCGCCGCACCCGGGGCCGGGCCACCGGTTTGGGCGATAGCACCGGCGCCGCGACCTCCACCGGACGTGGCACGACGGCGGCCAACGGCCGACTATTGGCCACCTCCACCGGCCGCGTCCACCAAAACACTCCCGCCAGCAACGCCGCCGCGACACCCGCCGCCGACGGCCACCCGAACCGTCTTCGCCGCGGAATATGCTCCATCACCCGCGTGTGGAGGGCTTCCACCGCCGCGCCGGGCACATCTGTGACGTCGCGCAGGAACTGCAGTTCGTCGTCCGACCATTCCGGATTCATCGCGCCATCCTTTTCGAAATCCATTCCCGCAGCTTCGCCCGCGCCTGCGCATTCTGAGACCGTACGGTGGCCTCCGAAACGCCCATCAGCACGGCCACCTCGGCTGTCGCCAGCCCTTCGAGGTCCCGCAGCACCAGCGCCATTCGTTCCCGTTCGCCCAGCCCGGCCAGCCCTTCCATCACCATCGCCTCCCGTTCCTGCCGGCCTGCGAGCGATTCCGGATCGCAGCCGGGCGCCTCTTCCCGGCCGGTGATCTCGCCCGCCGGACGCCGCCGCCGGTAATGGTCGCGGCACGTGTTCACGGCAATCTGATAGAGCCATGGCGAAGGGTCGCGCCCATCCAGGTGCCCGCGATTGCGCCACGCCTTGAGGAAGACCTCCTGTGCGGCATCCTCGGCGTCGGCCGCGTTGCCGAGCAGCCGGTAGCATAGCCGCAGAACCGGCCGTTCGAAGGCGATCAACCACTGTTCGAATGAGGCAGCCGCGGAGGGTTCGCCGAGCGCCATCGTCAGCTCCATCGCGTCCTCGAAGTCGTCATCCGGTAGGTTATACGCCGCCGCGGGCGGAAACGTGCATCGGCACGGGCCTAAATATCCGCGCCGCTTCGGCCGATGGAACAGCGCTCCTATGTACACCGCCGCTGACCCGATGATCGGGCTTGTGCTCGGCCACTACCGGATCCGGTCCCGCCTCGGGCAGGGCGGAATGGGCTGCGTGTACCTGGGCGAGCGCGAAGGCGCCGACTACCGGCAGCGGGTGGCCGTGAAGATCGCCTCCCACGCCGACCGGGATCTGCTCGGACGCTTTCGCCAGGAGCGGCAGTTGCTCGCCGCGCTCGACCATCCGAACATCGTGCGGCTGATCGACGGCGGCGCGATGCCGGACGGCGTGCCCTACCTCGTGATGGATTGCGTCATCGGGCGGAAGATCACCGACTACTGCCGCGAGAATCACGCTTCGGTGGAAACGCGCGTGGAGCTGATGCGCAAGGTGTGCGCCGCCGTCCACTACGCGCACCAGCGAATGGTGATCCACCGCGACATCAAGCCGTCGAACATCCTGGTGACGCACGACGGCGAACCGAAGCTGCTCGATTTCGGCATCGCCAAGATTCTGCACACCGGGCAGCACACCGAGTTGACGCAGCCGGATGCGCGGCCGATGACGCTGCGCTACGCCAGTCCGGAACAGGTGCGCGGCGAGGCGGTCACGGCCGCCTCGGACGTCTACGCGCTGGGGACGCTGCTCTACGAGTTGATCGCCGGCAAGCCGCCGTTCGAGGTGGAAGGGCTCACCGAAATCACGCTGTCCTGGAAGATCTGCCACGATGAACCGCCAAGCCTCCGGCAGACGGCTCAATCGCCCGTGGACGCCGACCTCGAGGCCATCGTCGCCAAAGCGCTGCGCAAGGAGCCAGAGCACCGCTACTCGTCAGCGGCGGGGCTCGCCGAAGACCTCGGGCGTTACCTCGAAGGCCAGCCGGTGTCGGCGGCGCGCGGCACCTGGACCTACCGCCTCGGCAAATTCGCCCGGCGCCAGAAAGCGGCGTTCGCCGCCTCGTCGGCGGCGGCGGCCATTCTGGTGGCGGGCATCGCCGGCGTGCTGTGGCAGGCCGGAGTGGCCAATCGGCAGCGGACGCTCGCCGAGCAACGTTTCAACGACATCCACGAGCTTTCGCGCACCTTTCTCTTCGATCTGCACCTGGCCATCGAGCGCCTGCCCGGCTCGCTCCCCGCGCGGCGCCTGATCGTCGAGAAGGCGATCCAGTATCTGGACCGGTTGGCAGGCGGCCAGCAGTTGGACCTCAAGTTGGGGCTCGATCTCGCTCTCGGCTACCAGCAAGTGGGCTACCTGATGCGGTCCCGCACGCTCGAGAATCTCGGCGACACTTCGGCAGCTATGGTGAACTTCCAGAAAGCCGCGCGCATCGGCGAGGACCTGCGGGCGCGCTTCCCCGAAGACATCGACACGCGCAACTCCCTGGCCGAGAGCTACCGCGGGATCGGCGATCAGTATTCGGTCCGCGGCGACGATGAGTCGGCGCTCGCCTGGTACAAGAAGGCGCTTCCGTTGGTAGAGCCGTCCACCGAATTGCGCCGTACACGGATGAAACTGTGCGACTCGGTGG encodes the following:
- a CDS encoding RNA polymerase sigma factor: MELTMALGEPSAAASFEQWLIAFERPVLRLCYRLLGNAADAEDAAQEVFLKAWRNRGHLDGRDPSPWLYQIAVNTCRDHYRRRRPAGEITGREEAPGCDPESLAGRQEREAMVMEGLAGLGERERMALVLRDLEGLATAEVAVLMGVSEATVRSQNAQARAKLREWISKRMAR
- a CDS encoding protein kinase is translated as MYTAADPMIGLVLGHYRIRSRLGQGGMGCVYLGEREGADYRQRVAVKIASHADRDLLGRFRQERQLLAALDHPNIVRLIDGGAMPDGVPYLVMDCVIGRKITDYCRENHASVETRVELMRKVCAAVHYAHQRMVIHRDIKPSNILVTHDGEPKLLDFGIAKILHTGQHTELTQPDARPMTLRYASPEQVRGEAVTAASDVYALGTLLYELIAGKPPFEVEGLTEITLSWKICHDEPPSLRQTAQSPVDADLEAIVAKALRKEPEHRYSSAAGLAEDLGRYLEGQPVSAARGTWTYRLGKFARRQKAAFAASSAAAAILVAGIAGVLWQAGVANRQRTLAEQRFNDIHELSRTFLFDLHLAIERLPGSLPARRLIVEKAIQYLDRLAGGQQLDLKLGLDLALGYQQVGYLMRSRTLENLGDTSAAMVNFQKAARIGEDLRARFPEDIDTRNSLAESYRGIGDQYSVRGDDESALAWYKKALPLVEPSTELRRTRMKLCDSVGSTLVKLGHKEQAGPYFERALAISEAEFAKRPDKASVQRDRIVSYNRMAFYREVSGDLDGARAYIERAIAVLEDAVAAKPNDARLRRDLFVNYSRLGGVRMKKEAPADALAAFAKALALITEVAGADPANAQARVDVAGAYLHMGDAQLELNKIAEAIEAYRLGIVNAAKAMDTDQKAGEPVAILVDLYLGQGDALEAAGRKAETAAWYAKALDAANAFGAASPGRQAYSLMAKTHEAMGDYFKAHGRQSETETWYAKAREFREKANGKKPAPPAVTARNEIPPKR